CCCAGACGGAATTCCAAAATGATCTTTCGAATTTGCCAAAGGACACGGAACCAATTCCTGAAACCTTTCAAGTAGCGAAAGCTGAACCGTCAGAAATCATTCGAGAGCAGTTGGAGAAGATTCAAGAGGAAGAATTGGCCACAGTATCCGCCGGCTTAGAAGATGTATTTTTTCATTTTGATAGTTGGACTCTCACCGCAGAAGCCAAGGATTCCCTCCAACGGGACATGGCCTGGCTCACCAACGATCCCTCCGCACTGTTAATTATTGAAGGACATGCCGACCAGCGTGGAACGCAGGCTTATAACATGGTGCTCGGAAAAAAACGAGCCATGGCTGTTCGGGATTTCCTTTCTCAATTGGGGGTCGATCCTTCGCGATTGACTGTCATTTCTTATGGCAAAGACAAGCCCTTTTGCCAGGACACGACAGAAGTGTGCTACCAATTGAATCGACGGGGCCATTTGCTTGTTCAAAATTAGCAACTCCTTTTAATCGATCAGTTTTCGGAAAGCATGGAGGGATAATTCCAGAGTGAATATAGGGCGGACCTTGCAACATGTTTCAAGATTGTGGACATCGTCTTTTTCTTTCAACTGGATAGTGGTCTATGGCGTCTGTAGTTTATTGGGTACGGGTTGCGTGGCTCAACAAGCTGATCTTGCCCGAATTCAAAAGGATTTAGAACAACAAATTGCCAAGATCAAAGAGGAAAAAAAGACCCTTGGCGTACAAGTTGATGAAACCAAGGCACAACTCATCAAGATGAATGAGGAAGCGCAAAAAACACGGGGCAATCTGGCTTCTATTAATCAAAAAGCCACGCTCCTCCAAGAAAAGGATGTGGCGAGTTTATATGGAAAACTTGAAGAAACTGAAAAAAGTATCCAGGACCTCAAAAAAGACTTTACCAACCAAACAGGCGCTTTGAAATCTGACGTCCAATCGATCCAATCAACAATTCAAACACATGGGGAAGACCTCCAAACGGTAAAAACCCACAATACAAACCTCGCCCAACAGGTGGATGAAAACAATTCAGCGTTAACCACAAACATGGGCGAATTTCAGAATTCCCTTACCCAATTCAAGGAAACGCTGACCAGCCTCGGAGCGACGATTGGACAGGTCCAAACAGATTTGTCAGGACAACGGCAAGACCTGGAAACCGTGCAATCTCGCACAGAAAATTTGTCTGTTTCGATGGTCCAGGTTCAGAGAGGTCTAGAGAAATCCGGAGAGTTGTTCAATGCCAGACTCGAAGAGGAATCACAACAAATCACTCAACTGGAAAACCAGGTCACGACTCTGCAAGAAAAACTTACCGCCGATACCCAAGCCCTTCGTTCCTATCTGGAACAAGACGTAAAAGCCTCTATGGCGGGGTTAGTTGCCGATATCAATGCCAACCAAGGCCCAATATTAGAGCAGATTGACTCCTTACAAAAAGATATGGAAGCACTGGGAACGCACGTGCAAGCGGATGCCTCCCACGTGCAGGATCTATCCCAATCAGTTCTTAAGCTTCGCGAAGCACAGGAAGTCATGGGAAGTTTACTCGGGAAACGCGGAGATGAAATTATTCAACAAGCGGGACGAATTTCGGAACGCATGAATAGGATTGAATCCCACCAAACCGCACTGACCGAACAGCTTCAATCCAATACCCAAAAAACTTCAACCCATCTAGCCGAGGTAAATGCCAGCCTCACCTCCATTACGCAAGCACTTGACCAAACCAGGCAATCCCTCTCCAGTCGCCTGGCCAAACAAGAAGAAACAGGACAAACACTCAATCAGTCGGTTCAACAAATCCAACAGTTGAAGCGAGATGTCCAGGACCAAAAGCAACAAGCGCAGGCGGTCAGTCAGGTTGCCGATCAGCTCAACCAGACGGTCGAGCGCATTGGCTCACGATTAAAAGACCTGGAGACTCATCAATCTGGGCTGGTGGGGAAAATTGACTCTGACACCCAGATGACGAATACCCACCTCCAAGAAGTCAACAGCGGAATTCAATCGGTTGCCCAAGCATTGGAAAATGTCAGTACGAAGTTGAATGCTAGAATTGAAAGCCAGGAACATCGGCTGAATCGAGCCATGACCTCTTTCCAACAGGTCCAGGGAACCGCTGATACCTCACAAAACAATCTGACTCACCTTAATCAGTTAACAGAAACCGTTAATAAGTTGCGCGATGTGATTAATACCATTGGGACCAAATTAGGCGAGCGGGTGGACCAGCATGAAGATCGTCTAGGCCAATTGGCCCAGAGAGTCAATCACTTGCAAAGCCCCAAACCCCAAAAATAGGGTATATCATTACTTAATATTCTCAAAGAAAGGCCGACTATACCTTTATACTGTCAAAGACCCCTTTGTCTAAACTCCATGGCAATTGATAAGATATTAGGCTGAGGGAACTGACTCCCTGATTTCAGACATTATTTGTTGCCGAAGCCGGAATTTCATGACTCCAAAATTTTCCAATATGGCCATCTTTATTGGTTTAGCCCTCACGGGCGGATGGGGTTGCGCAACCGAACCCAACCTGACTGACATCCAGAAACAAGTCCAAACCCTCATCATCCAACAGGAAGCGTCCCACAAGCAGGAACAACAAATTCTCGACCGGATGGAGACGGTTGAATCACAATTGGACGAACATGATTTCTTAGTGGGGGAACTCATCAAAACAGAAGAAGAAGCCAGTCTGGATACTCGACACCTTCTGGAAAAGCTCGAACGGACCAGTACTCTGCTCCGAGAACAAATCGAACAAACCCGCTCCACCACCCAACGCCGTGATCAGGACATGTCCATTCGGGTAAAGGCTCTGGAAAGCCGAATAGACAATGTGATCCATCAACCTCGATCTGTGTCAGAATCCCCTGAAGTCACGACTCCTAACCCCACAGGCCCTTCTTCCGATCCGAAAGCAACCCAGACAGGAATCCCCGCATCACCTACCTCTCCTAAAGGAAGCGCGGGAGCGGAAAACGAGGCATCGGCCTTTCGGTCAGCCTATAAAGTTTACCTCAACGGAAATTATGAACGGGCCTCGGTGGAATTCCAACGATTTGTCACAAATTATCCTTCGACTACCTTAACACCTCAGGCCTACTACTATCTTGGGGAATCGTTCTACGTGCAAAAACAGTATGACCCTGCCAAGCAAGCCCTAGAGCAAGTCATCAGCCGCTATCCAAGCAGTAAATATCGGAGCCACGCTTTGTACAAGCTCGGACAGATTATGCTTGAAATCGATCAACGATCAAAAGCTCAGGAACTGTGGAACTCCATCATCCAAGATTACCCAGATTCACCAGAATCCACCCAAGCGAAGGAACAATTAAAAAAATCTGGGCTGTCTTGATTCTCCGCAAGTCTTCGCAATCTATTGTTCACCCTAATCACCCCGTGCTTGGAAACCCATGCTTTCGACCGTAACTGGAAAAGTTCAAATCCTTCCAGACAGCGTGTCATGTCGTATTGCCGCAGGAGAAGTGGTTGAACGACCAGCCTCCGTGGTGAAGGAACTGGTCGATAACAGCCTGGATGCTGGCAGCACGTTGATCACCGTAGAGGTCGAAGAAGGTGGTCGACGTGTCATTCGCGTCATCGATAATGGGACAGGCATGACGCGAATGGATGCCCAACTGGCCTGTCAACGTTTTGCAACCAGCAAACTTCGATCCGAAGACGATCTCTTGACACTCATGACGCTGGGATTCCGAGGGGAAGCTCTTCCCAGCATTGCCTCCATTTCTCATTTTTGCTTGAAGACCGTTCCACGCGATAGCACGCTTGGCACCCAAACACAGTCCACGGGAGGCGTGACATGGGAGGTTCAAGACTATACCGGACCTCAAGGCACTCAAGTGGAGGTGCGTGATCTCTTTTTTAATACTCCAGGACGGCTGAAATTTCTCAAGACCGTTCCCACTGAATTTTCTAAAATCTGTTATGTCGTCCAACAGGCGGCAGCCGTGCATCCAGAGATCCACTTTCGATTACGCCACCAGAACCATAAGGTGCTGGAGTACCCCGCCGTGTCCTCGCTGCAAGATCGATTATTACAGATCTACGGACCAGACTTCCTTGAGCGCTTTCTCCCCGTCACCTATAACGCTGGTTCATTTCAACTCACGGGGTATACGGTCAGTCCTCACCATGCACGGGCGTCTCGTGCGCCACAGGAAATTTTTGTCAATGGACGCCCTATAAAAAATTCGACCATATCCCATGCGGTGCTTGAAGCCTACGGATCATTTTTACCAAAAGGGAAACATCCACAATTTACTGTATTTATCCATCTTGATCCCCAGTCAATCGATATCAATGTCCACCCGACGAAACGGGAGATTCGCTTCTCCCATCCAGAATTCATTCATACAAGCGTTCTTCGTGGGATCAAAGCTCTCTTTTTCACGCACCCCTCATCCGATAGCCCCGCCGATGAACAAAAGGAAAAGACTGGCCCAATTCCTCATTCTGCCAGGCCATCATCTGGGTCACTCACCGTCGCCCCGGCTCCATTCCAGCCTGTTTCTGTATTCCCTGGGGGCGGCACCAATCGACATCCCACTCTTTCTCTATTTGTCCAGGAACCGCCTGCTATCTATACGGACAGAGAGCAGCCATACGATGTCTATCCTCTTGGGCAGATTCATCACACGTATCTTCTCGGACAAATCGATCAAGACCTATTCATCGTCGATCAACACACAGCCCATGAACGGGTTCGTTTTGAGAGACTGCTTCGGTCATGGAAGAAAAAAGAAATTCTTCAACAACCCTTACTCATTCCTGAGCCGGTTGAACTTCTGCCACACCAGGGAGAATTATTGGAAGAATGGCTGCCCCTCCTGGGTCAGGCGGGATTGGAGGTGGAGCGATTTGGCACCACATCGTATGTGGTGCGAGCCATCCCAGCCATACTAGGAAATATTTCCGTTGGTCCCTTGGTCCTGGAATTGTTGGATGAACTCTCAGAATGGCAATCAACAGATCTGCTGGACAACACGATTAAACCCATTCTGGCTACCATGGCCTGTCAAAGTGCCGTTCAAGCCGGACGACCCATGACGCAACCTGAAATCACCATCCTTTTACAGGACTGGGCACAGGAAAATTTTCCCATGACTTGTCCTCACGGAAGGCGAGTGGCTGTACGACATTCCTTGGAAGATTTGCACACCATATTTGCCCGTCCATTAAAATAATTTTCATTCGTTGATGGTTCATGAAACAAGCCGACATCATCTCAGCATGGAAACCCGTCGTCGCCATTGCGGGACCCACCGCAATCGGAAAAAGCCGTATCGGAATTGAAGTCGCTAAAATTCTCAACACGGAAATTTTAACGGCAGACTCACGACAGGTTTATCGTGGCATGGACATCGGCACCGACAAACCCTCATTAGCCGAGCAACAAAATATTCCGCATCGGTTAATTGATCTCGTCGATCCCGACCAATCCTTTAACGCCGGTGACTTCAGGCGTCACGCTATCCTAGACATTGCCCGCCTGCATCGCTTGGGTCTCCTGCCTCTTGTCATCGGAGGTACCGGGCTCTATATCCGAGCCCTCTTACGGGGTCTTTGCCCTGGTCCACCGGCTAATTGGCTGATTCGGAGTGAATTAGCCCAAGAAGCCAAATTGCAGGGACCCGCTTTTCTTTATGAAAAGCTTCAACAAGTGGATCCCGAACTCGCACAACGGCTACATCCCAATGACCAGCCCAAGGTCCAGCGCGGCCTTGAAGTGTATCGCATTCTTGGCGCGCCCCTATCGGTCATCCAGCAACAACACCGATTTGACGAAGCGCCATATCCCTATTTATTCATTGGGCTCACCATGAAACGCCAGACCCTCTATCAGCGAATAGAAACCCGCGTCGATTGGGAAATTCAAAAAGGGCTTGTGGAAGAAACACATTCCCTCATGAAGCAAGGATTTCCTCGAGAACTCGGTTCCATGAAAGGGCTGGGCTATCGACAATTTTCAGGATTTTTAGCAGGGAACTATTCTTATGAAGAGGCTGTGCGATTATTAAAACGCGATACCCGTCACTTCGCCAAACGACAAATGACCTGGTTTCAGAAAGAATCTGAGATCCAGTGGATAACATTGGATGAGTCAGACATCCCTGATCGAGCGGCCGCCAAAATCGTGGACCATATCAATCAGTTTCTCTCTACCTTCGAAAATTTACCCCTTCCTGCGGAAGCAACGTCCCATTTAAAATCCACTCAATCGTCGGGTTAACCATACAGGACCATTCATGATAGAATGCGGGAAATTTCGTTCCGTTGAGACCTAAAGACTCCCCGTTAGTTGGGGTCAAATCAGCATTCCACCAAAACCACATGCCTTTCCCCTTTAAACAGAGAGACCCTTTCACATGACGGAGAACGAGGAAGCGAAGACTAAACGGCCCTCTTTACGTACCCAAAAAGCACAAATCGGGATTATCGGAGGCAGTGGATTATATGAAATGGACGGGTTTACCAATCTCAAAGAGGTCAGGATGGCCACCCCGTTTGGGAAGCCTTCTGACGCCATTATGTTGGGAACCTTGCATGGCATGCGAGTCGCCTTTTTGGCTCGTCACGGTCGAGGGCACCGCACGCTACCTTCCGCCATAAATTATCGCGCAAATATTCATGCCCTCAAAGCCCTTGGTGTAACGCGGATATTTTCCATCAGTGCGGTGGGAAGCATGAAGGAATCCATTCGACCGGGGGACTTTGTCCTACCTGATCAATTCATTGACCGAACCACTCAACGTGCCAATACGTTTTTCGACCAGGGGATTGTCGCACATGTGGCTTTTGCAGATCCCCTGTGTGGGACCCTATCGAGTGTGTTAGAAAAGGCTAGCCTTGGAGTCTCCGTTACGGTACACCGTCCGGGAACATACCTCTGCATAGAAGGCCCACAATTCTCCAGTCGAGCAGAATCGTTTCTCTACCGGCAATGGGGCGTTGATGTCATCGGGATGACAAATATTCCAGAAGCCAAATTGGCTCGTGAAGCCGAAATTTGCTATGCCACACTTGCGCTGGTCACGGATTATGATTGCTGGCACGAGACGGAAGATGCGGTTTCCGTTGGAGCCATTTTATCTATCATGCATCAAAATGTCGAAACCGCTAAAATCGTTTTGCGGCACGCGCTAGAACTTGCAAAAGATCTTGGACCTTGCTCTTGTCAGACCGCATTGGAACACGCCGTCATCACTCCGCTCAATCGAATCAGTCCGGCCTTGCGAAAGCGGTATCAGCTTCTGTTACGGCGTCATTTATTATCGACCACCCTACACTCCAAAAAAAGGGCCTAATCATTATGGGTAATTTATTAGTAGTTGGATCCGTTGCTTTTGATTCTGTACGAACGCCGTTTGGCGAAGCCTCCAATGTGCTGGGAGGATCCGCCACGTATTTTTCCACTTCGGCCAGTTTTTTTACAGATGTGAATCTCATTGCGGTCGTTGGTGAAGACTTTCCAAAAGAACATCTCGATTTTCTGCACAGTCGGGGTATCAATCTGGACGGATTAGAACAACGACCTGGAAAAACTTTTCGCTGGCGGGGAGAATATTCCTATCAACTCAACGAAGCTCAAACCCTGGAAACTCATCTCAATGTTCTGGAAACGTTTCGCCCGAAAATTCCCGACAGCTACCTCACGCCATCCGCCTTGTTTCTGGGCAACATCGATCCAGAATTACAACTGGATGTCCTGAACCAAGTGAAGCGCCCATCTATCGTGGCCTGCGATACCATGAACTTTTGGATTGAGGGGAAGAGGGAAGCGTTATGGAAAGTTCTTGAACATATCGATATTCTCGTCATAAATGACGGAGAGGCCCGTGCATTGGGCAATGACGCCAATCTCGTCCAGGTGGCGAAACGGATCTTATCGCGCGGTCCCAAAACCCTGATTATTAAACGCGGAGAATATGGCGTTTTAATGTTTCATCAACAGGAAATTTTCGGGGCTCCAGCCTATCCGCTGGAAGCGGTAAAGGATCCAACCGGCGCAGGCGACACTTTTGCCGGCGGCTTTATGGGGTACCTTTCTGCTACAGAAAATTACTCCCAAGCTGGGCTCCGACAGGCCATCATTTTTGGAAGTGTCATGGCGTCCTTCAATGTGGAGGAATTCAGCCTGGACCGACTGAGGCATTTAACCCGCGAAGAAATTGACAAGCGATTTACATCGTTTAAACATCTGACTCATTTTGAAGATTTGTCATAGGACTCAGGATTTCGGAAGGCACACCTTTTACATGACGTGTGCCTTCCCATGACAAGTCAATCACATGAATACCGGAAAGGCCTTTCCCATTCAGGATAACGCCATGGAAACTCTTGGGGGATTATTCCGACAGACCCGGGAACGACAACGTTTATCTTTGGAGCAGATCGCTTCCAGAACTCGCATTCAACAACACCACCTTCACGCACTTGAGGAGGAGGATTTCGCAAGCCTACCGGCCAAAGTGTTCGTCAAAGGATTCGTTCGTTCATATGCACGTGCGTTGGGACTGGATGAAGAAAATGCCATTCAGCTTTTCCTAACCTCCTCTAGCAATTTCTACGATCGCACCCAAGAAGAGGAACAACACATTCAAGTCACCTTACAAGCAGCCCATCGTAAACGATTCAATTGGAATTTTGTGGTCATACTGTTTCTCGCCCTTGGTGGAATTCTCTTTTATCTGCTACCCGATCAGCAGGAACCCCTTCCACCCGCATCTGAATTCGAAACCTCTTTACCCAGCAATGAGATCCAGAAGGAAGTCATACTCGAGCCCGCAACCCCCATCGAAGAATTACCCGCCAGTGTTTCAACAGAAGCCCCTGTCCACACCGAGGAACTACAGCTCACTTCTCCTCCCCCATCCGGTATAACACCTTCGCCGCCACCCCCTGAGCCTCGACCGATATCCCCGACCTTGCCTGCTTCTCCCATTCCTGAGAAGACCGCAGGGACCGATGGAACCCTGGTCCTGGAAATCGAAGCCACTCAACTGACTTGGGTGGTAGTGCAGTCTGATAATCAGGATCCGCATGAGGCCCTATTACAACCGGGACAAAAAAGCACCTGGAAGGCGAATACACAATACTTGCTTACACTAGGGAACGCTGCCGGGGTGGTCATCCGCCTTAATGGAGAGCCACAAGGACCATTTGGAAAGCCAGGTCAGGTGGTCAGAGACATTCGCTTGAAGCCCTGATCTCACAAAACGAATGCCAAGGACTCCACATAATCTTCCTCCCTGTCACCTTCCAAAATTTCCCTAAATTCGCACTCGCGTTATTTTCTTGATAAAGGTTATAAAACCTTATTCCTGGCTATTGCACCATTCTCAAATGTTCGAGTGGAGTGGCTCGTCAATCTTATGTCCACAATCACATTCACCTTCTTGACAGTCTAAAAAAGTGATTGATATGATGACGGAGTTTGGGTGGCCTAAAGGCAACCTATCTTATAAATATGTTATGATTATGAATAAGTTAGGTGCCTTCAAACGGCACCACTCCGAAGAAGAAAAAAGGGGAAGCGATAATGCACCCTCATGCTTTTTA
Above is a window of Candidatus Nitrospira neomarina DNA encoding:
- the ybgF gene encoding tol-pal system protein YbgF; translated protein: MTPKFSNMAIFIGLALTGGWGCATEPNLTDIQKQVQTLIIQQEASHKQEQQILDRMETVESQLDEHDFLVGELIKTEEEASLDTRHLLEKLERTSTLLREQIEQTRSTTQRRDQDMSIRVKALESRIDNVIHQPRSVSESPEVTTPNPTGPSSDPKATQTGIPASPTSPKGSAGAENEASAFRSAYKVYLNGNYERASVEFQRFVTNYPSTTLTPQAYYYLGESFYVQKQYDPAKQALEQVISRYPSSKYRSHALYKLGQIMLEIDQRSKAQELWNSIIQDYPDSPESTQAKEQLKKSGLS
- the mutL gene encoding DNA mismatch repair endonuclease MutL, giving the protein MLSTVTGKVQILPDSVSCRIAAGEVVERPASVVKELVDNSLDAGSTLITVEVEEGGRRVIRVIDNGTGMTRMDAQLACQRFATSKLRSEDDLLTLMTLGFRGEALPSIASISHFCLKTVPRDSTLGTQTQSTGGVTWEVQDYTGPQGTQVEVRDLFFNTPGRLKFLKTVPTEFSKICYVVQQAAAVHPEIHFRLRHQNHKVLEYPAVSSLQDRLLQIYGPDFLERFLPVTYNAGSFQLTGYTVSPHHARASRAPQEIFVNGRPIKNSTISHAVLEAYGSFLPKGKHPQFTVFIHLDPQSIDINVHPTKREIRFSHPEFIHTSVLRGIKALFFTHPSSDSPADEQKEKTGPIPHSARPSSGSLTVAPAPFQPVSVFPGGGTNRHPTLSLFVQEPPAIYTDREQPYDVYPLGQIHHTYLLGQIDQDLFIVDQHTAHERVRFERLLRSWKKKEILQQPLLIPEPVELLPHQGELLEEWLPLLGQAGLEVERFGTTSYVVRAIPAILGNISVGPLVLELLDELSEWQSTDLLDNTIKPILATMACQSAVQAGRPMTQPEITILLQDWAQENFPMTCPHGRRVAVRHSLEDLHTIFARPLK
- the miaA gene encoding tRNA (adenosine(37)-N6)-dimethylallyltransferase MiaA codes for the protein MKQADIISAWKPVVAIAGPTAIGKSRIGIEVAKILNTEILTADSRQVYRGMDIGTDKPSLAEQQNIPHRLIDLVDPDQSFNAGDFRRHAILDIARLHRLGLLPLVIGGTGLYIRALLRGLCPGPPANWLIRSELAQEAKLQGPAFLYEKLQQVDPELAQRLHPNDQPKVQRGLEVYRILGAPLSVIQQQHRFDEAPYPYLFIGLTMKRQTLYQRIETRVDWEIQKGLVEETHSLMKQGFPRELGSMKGLGYRQFSGFLAGNYSYEEAVRLLKRDTRHFAKRQMTWFQKESEIQWITLDESDIPDRAAAKIVDHINQFLSTFENLPLPAEATSHLKSTQSSG
- the mtnP gene encoding S-methyl-5'-thioadenosine phosphorylase, producing the protein MTENEEAKTKRPSLRTQKAQIGIIGGSGLYEMDGFTNLKEVRMATPFGKPSDAIMLGTLHGMRVAFLARHGRGHRTLPSAINYRANIHALKALGVTRIFSISAVGSMKESIRPGDFVLPDQFIDRTTQRANTFFDQGIVAHVAFADPLCGTLSSVLEKASLGVSVTVHRPGTYLCIEGPQFSSRAESFLYRQWGVDVIGMTNIPEAKLAREAEICYATLALVTDYDCWHETEDAVSVGAILSIMHQNVETAKIVLRHALELAKDLGPCSCQTALEHAVITPLNRISPALRKRYQLLLRRHLLSTTLHSKKRA
- a CDS encoding PfkB family carbohydrate kinase, with the translated sequence MGNLLVVGSVAFDSVRTPFGEASNVLGGSATYFSTSASFFTDVNLIAVVGEDFPKEHLDFLHSRGINLDGLEQRPGKTFRWRGEYSYQLNEAQTLETHLNVLETFRPKIPDSYLTPSALFLGNIDPELQLDVLNQVKRPSIVACDTMNFWIEGKREALWKVLEHIDILVINDGEARALGNDANLVQVAKRILSRGPKTLIIKRGEYGVLMFHQQEIFGAPAYPLEAVKDPTGAGDTFAGGFMGYLSATENYSQAGLRQAIIFGSVMASFNVEEFSLDRLRHLTREEIDKRFTSFKHLTHFEDLS
- a CDS encoding RodZ domain-containing protein — encoded protein: MNTGKAFPIQDNAMETLGGLFRQTRERQRLSLEQIASRTRIQQHHLHALEEEDFASLPAKVFVKGFVRSYARALGLDEENAIQLFLTSSSNFYDRTQEEEQHIQVTLQAAHRKRFNWNFVVILFLALGGILFYLLPDQQEPLPPASEFETSLPSNEIQKEVILEPATPIEELPASVSTEAPVHTEELQLTSPPPSGITPSPPPPEPRPISPTLPASPIPEKTAGTDGTLVLEIEATQLTWVVVQSDNQDPHEALLQPGQKSTWKANTQYLLTLGNAAGVVIRLNGEPQGPFGKPGQVVRDIRLKP